The Streptomyces cadmiisoli genome has a segment encoding these proteins:
- a CDS encoding ATP-binding protein, translating to MPDTGTQPLSPATAAAPRRLHFLGLAGARTVATPSLAAVEDALADAHGQRRFLCVLGDAGVGKTFAVHHCAHTRFPTTRLLLRLGARPTPADLRTHLHHTLGLPGTAPAAPALADTLIRRTLATQPYIVVVDEADRMPEACFEYLRFLYDATPSGLCVVLIAGQRGAKALRAQQMLATRTARWLTLYPLTRDQIPYAAQALHPMWQTTTPDQLLFLDGVFASGSLRRWALLTHHVQRTLKATGRHQPDPGLLQHTLNRIDTSCRP from the coding sequence TTGCCCGACACCGGCACGCAGCCGCTGTCCCCGGCCACCGCAGCCGCGCCCCGGCGCCTGCACTTCCTGGGCCTGGCTGGAGCCCGCACCGTCGCAACCCCCTCACTTGCGGCCGTCGAGGACGCCCTGGCCGACGCCCACGGGCAGAGGCGCTTTCTGTGCGTGCTGGGCGACGCCGGAGTCGGCAAGACCTTCGCCGTCCACCACTGTGCCCATACCCGCTTCCCCACGACCCGCCTCCTGCTGCGGCTGGGGGCCAGGCCCACACCGGCCGATCTGCGTACCCACCTGCACCACACCCTCGGCCTGCCAGGCACCGCGCCTGCCGCACCCGCCCTCGCCGACACACTCATCCGCCGCACGCTCGCCACCCAGCCCTACATCGTGGTGGTCGACGAGGCCGACCGGATGCCCGAGGCCTGCTTCGAGTACCTGCGGTTCCTGTACGACGCCACCCCTTCGGGCCTGTGCGTGGTCCTGATCGCCGGCCAGCGCGGTGCCAAGGCGCTGCGCGCCCAGCAGATGCTGGCCACCCGCACCGCACGGTGGCTGACCCTCTATCCGCTCACCCGCGACCAGATCCCGTACGCGGCCCAGGCCCTGCACCCGATGTGGCAGACCACTACGCCGGATCAACTCCTCTTCCTGGACGGCGTCTTCGCCTCCGGCAGCCTGCGCCGCTGGGCCCTGCTCACCCACCACGTGCAGCGCACCCTGAAGGCCACCGGCCGCCACCAGCCCGACCCCGGCCTGCTGCAGCACACCCTGAACCGCATCGACACCTCATGCCGCCCATGA
- a CDS encoding cyclic-phosphate processing receiver domain-containing protein has translation MQQPSPEPTPVILAIDDLRALPRATRLARTSREGVQLLQEHQHIFIDELWLDHDLGGDDSIMPVVTLLEEAAFYGHPFQIGTVYVHSANPIGAETVVRSLSHWKYRVRRAATQ, from the coding sequence GTGCAGCAGCCCTCTCCTGAACCGACACCGGTCATCCTCGCCATTGACGACCTCAGGGCGCTGCCCCGAGCGACACGGCTCGCCCGTACGAGCCGTGAAGGAGTCCAACTCCTCCAGGAGCACCAGCACATCTTCATCGACGAGCTCTGGCTCGACCACGACCTCGGCGGGGATGACAGCATCATGCCGGTGGTGACCCTCCTGGAAGAGGCCGCCTTTTATGGACACCCGTTCCAGATCGGCACCGTCTACGTGCACAGCGCTAACCCCATCGGGGCCGAGACTGTTGTGCGGTCCCTTTCACATTGGAAGTACCGCGTTCGCAGAGCCGCCACCCAATGA
- a CDS encoding Wadjet anti-phage system protein JetD domain-containing protein: MPVGNPVRAVRPDLPLPPVPGAIAVLGSGYAAALLRHLPWLNDVDLCHWGANNTHGFAIRDQIQGRVPHTTSLLMDRATPPRPRVPPAAEDTDTPHPEEARLDQDRGYRPHLRLEQERTPSPRCERHLRGTGPDTQGSRHRTADARTVAGATPASDRPNSPRSPALQPPPLPVSQPRVAAKLDEHARIFVTRQHRPAARRSTATDTWKAEPIRSFEFLSSHAMQRLREHQPRPELADACVACTIGHDPGHR; the protein is encoded by the coding sequence GTGCCGGTCGGCAATCCAGTGCGGGCGGTTCGGCCAGATCTCCCGCTGCCGCCGGTCCCCGGCGCCATCGCCGTCCTCGGCTCCGGATACGCCGCTGCCCTGCTGCGTCATCTGCCCTGGCTCAACGACGTCGACCTCTGTCACTGGGGCGCCAACAACACCCATGGCTTCGCCATCCGCGACCAGATCCAAGGACGCGTCCCGCACACCACGTCACTGCTCATGGACCGCGCCACCCCTCCTCGCCCACGAGTGCCACCGGCAGCAGAAGACACAGACACGCCTCACCCCGAGGAGGCCCGCCTCGACCAGGACCGGGGCTACCGGCCGCACCTGCGCCTGGAACAGGAGCGCACGCCATCACCGCGGTGCGAGAGGCACTTGCGCGGCACCGGGCCTGACACCCAGGGCAGCAGACACCGGACAGCCGACGCCAGGACCGTGGCCGGGGCCACTCCCGCGTCCGACCGGCCAAACAGTCCGCGGTCCCCTGCACTCCAGCCTCCACCCCTGCCGGTCTCACAGCCACGGGTCGCGGCCAAGCTCGACGAACACGCCCGAATCTTCGTCACCCGCCAGCACCGACCGGCAGCCCGCCGGTCAACAGCGACCGACACCTGGAAGGCTGAACCAATTCGGTCCTTCGAGTTCCTGTCCAGCCACGCGATGCAGCGTCTACGGGAACATCAGCCCAGGCCGGAGCTCGCCGACGCCTGCGTGGCCTGCACGATCGGGCACGACCCTGGTCACCGGTAG